gataatttaaaaaaaatatatttatgagGAAGCAAGGTTAGTAGGAAAATTCCCAAATACCAAAGGGACGCAAATGATTCAATATTTATAAACTAACATGATAAAATGTGATAATTACAACTCAAGAAAGATCATAAATGaataatattttttgtatttttatgaATGTGTGAGTAATAGATTTCTTTTGATATGTATTAATTTTTCACTCGTTATGTTATGTGTCAAGTCTTTATGTTAGTTAAAAGTGATTTTTAATCTTAGTTTTAGACGAAATTAAAGAAATAACCTAAATTCATTAaaatgaacctcaagaatcaatatatatatatatatatatatatatatatatatatatatatattatgcttcaaaaaattaattttagtTAACCACACAATATATTTTAAAGACAACCCGATTTTGATCGATAACGCCACCTTCATTTTCAACCTTATATGACACCATGTAACAATTTTTACTTTCTATATTTGTAAGCTCATATTTTGGAAGTTCAAAACAAATAGAGAGAAGAATACGGAGAGGAACATATGACGTGTGATATGTTTAAATGTAAGACCTAATAAATGTTTCGGTAATAACGGataattttgcccaaaattaccTAAATTAATGTATACGGACAAATAATGTAAAAGGTACTCCTCCAGTCCACGTTGTAGGTATTTTTAGTTTGAGCACACCTCCTTAAGAAATCACTCACCTCGAAAGACTAAGAAGCATTTTTACTAAATTATTCTTAGTTAAATAAAGTACCAATTTAATTTGAGCTCTTGGTTATATAAAACTTTACTTATCTACCTAAGGATAAATTTTACAAATAATTAATACCTTTTCAATTATGTAAAAAGTTATTTATTATGGATTATATATAAACGTTAAAAACTCCACATACTCCCAAGTAAACTTATACTTGAGTAGATTAAAAACAAAACTTCAGCAAATTTATAAAAGATTGGAATTATTTTTAAGCTTTAAAATGTGATTCTAACAATTGTAATAAAAAATGCTTTAGGAATAGAAATTTAAGCTTGCTATATTACTTCTACAGTCGAGCAATTTTAAAGGCGGCCTCAAAAGGAGAAGTTCCCAAATGTCATATATACTGTGGCTCTTTTGCATGTCATCTCTTACAATGAAATTGTCATATTACTACTATTTACTCACTCTTCATCGTCCGTCGTCgtctcaacaaaaaaaaaaatattgggccccatattaaatagatccataaaaaaaaaaaaaattatggccccatatatattaaacaacaactaatattaaaaaaaatgtgggtctcatattaaacaccaaccagtataaAAAAAAACCGGTGGAACCCactacatccaaactcacgggaaaaaaaataaacctcatattaacaaaatcaagcaatattaaaaaaaaaaaagtgaatcacatattaaaaaaaaaaacaatgttaaaaaaaattgaaccagtattaaaaaaaaaagataaggaaaaaaagtggaacccaccacatccaaactcacgggaaaaaaagaaactgaaccccatattaacagaatcaagcaaaaaaaattgtgggccctatatatatttaataacaactaatattttaaaaaaaaattgtgagcctcatattaaacaccaaccagtattaaaaaaaaaattggaacccaccacatccaaactcacgggaaaaaaaataaaccccatattaacaaaatcaagcaatattaaaaaaaagtgaatcccatattaaaaaaacaaataatgttaaaaaaaattgtgggccccatattaaacaccaactagtattaaaaaaaaaaaaaaaaaaaagtgaaccccatattaatagaagcaaacaatattaaaaaaaaagtgaatcccatattaataaaacaaacaatgttaaaaaacaaatgcttagaaaatcaaacaattaaatcaataatgatggactcattgccacatgtgtatcaacccattagtgggagcaaatgaaattattgtacaccaacatacttaaaatacttatatattaaaataagatagaatttaattactttttcattttttccttactcaaataaatgtgaaaagagattaatgtcataaaagaaaaaataatattaaatggagatcaaataattaataagctaaattagtgaaattataattctaattaacgtttccttaaaaaaccgtgtaaaaacaacatgacaagtaaaatgagttaaacaaaaaatatttactacaaattaaaaaaaagaagttcttcatggccccatattaaacaccaaccagtattagaaaaaaaaaaaaaaagtgaaacccaccacattcaaactcacggaaaaaaaaagtggaccccatattaacaaaagcaagcaatattaaaaaaaaaaaaaaaaaggaatcccatattaaaaaaacaaacaatgttaaaaaaaaatgcttagaaaatcaaacaattaaatcaataatgatggattcattgccacatgcgtatcaacccattagtgggagcaaatgaaattactgtacagcaacatacttaaaatacttatatattaaaataagataaaatttaattactttttcattttttccttactttaataaatgtgaacagagattaatgtcataaaagaaaaaataatattaaatgtagatcaaataattaaaaaggtaaattagtgaaattataattctaattgacgtttccttaaaaaaccgtgtaaaaaacaacatgataagtaaaatgagttaaacaaaaaatatttactaaaaattaaaaaatagaagttcttcatttagataaaaaaaatcaaatttctactttgtttcatcttaaacatgtaaaattaatataataatttgaattagaattattcaaatcaaaatttgataaaataaattatatgtattacttcactattactactatatagaagagctggtttatagaggcaagattgTCGTtcgtgttcggtcctacttttttatttaacagtaaaaaatcctttgtggtcccacccacttttttatttaagggcaaaaaaatgtcattttatactttatattacgaactcttctaaaaagtagatagaaatactttattatatttctatttgtctactatatagaagcatcggtttacccatgtttcgtcgacagtcactcttaaaaaaaaaaaaaacctggaccccaccctccccaaactcataaaaaaaaaagatggacccaatatttaaaaaaaaaaggcaacgtaaaaaaaaaaaaacgtgcaccccatatactaaaaaatcaaacaatattcatgtaatttccaaagtatccctatcaagtcaataatagtggttTCATTGccatatgcatattaacccattagtgagagcaaataaaattattgcacagcaaaaaatatggacctcatattattacttttcttcaaaatatttaattgttgtatttgctattccgcaatgtcatttatttgttatgtttactaaaataaatatacataaaatatatatttaaaaaataagatacaatttaattatttttttatttttattcttactctaataaatgtgaaaagatattaatatcaaatgaagatcaaataatgaataaagtaaattaatcaaattataattctaattcacgtttccttaaaaaaccatgcaaaagacaacatgataagtaaaatgagttaaaccgagaatatttaccaaaaattaaaaaatagcattttttcttttaaatagaaaattaatttctactttgtttcatttcaaacatgtaaaattaatttaataatttgaattacaattatccaaatcaaaatttcataagaataataagtattttacacttttaaattaatcgaattaaaattaaaagtatcaactgatgcttaaatattgctattattttatctcaaagagagaaaaatagttttcttttaaacaagtcttctcttttaaaaaatactaATAAATTTTCGTatcaaacacgaataaaataaagttttagatacggaatacaaactataatgttatattaatcgtattttaaatatagtacatatatatattatcactatctaaacataattacatatacataaatacactataatccaaagtgttgagCTCGTACGCAGCAGGGGCATAAGCCATCCAGTAAGCCTTATAAGAAGGCTTTAAAGATGGTCTTATTTACAAATAATAAGACAAAAAGGCAAGGGCAATAAAAAAAGAGATTATTAAAAGATTACACAACAAATCAATAATAAATGTCCAGCTAGAGTGCTCTTTACAAAATGAATTGAGGAAACAACCAAAAGCCAATTTACAGCATTCACGTGTAAGCATAAAACATTGAAATTCCCATTGAGCCCTATGAGGACGACGATCCTTAGTAGAAAACTCATGCTTCTGTTATAGTAGAAATAGAAATGatatataaggaaatattttattataattatattgtGAGTTCCATCACTTATGCTCTTCCTCCTCTTGCTTTCTTCTTTCACGTTTTTTGTGATTtgtttttcctcttttttctcattttcgtTTTTTGCAtcaattttaaaattaattttattatgtgcagatcaatttttttaaaatattcttCCGTTTTATTATTTatcttttcaattttttcttaaaaaatcagttAAACTTCAtacaagtttaaaagaaaataattggcactcaaaaaaaaattaatgtaaaAATTAATAGCCAAATATGAAGCTATATTCTGTACTCGAAAAATTTAAAGTTCTAAGTGTCATCAAAATAGACCCTGAATTTAGTGGTGTGCAAAAATCGGTTTAACCAATAAACTGAACCGAAAAAAAAAGTTATTGGTTTAGCAATCTATTTGGTTAATGATTTTTTAAGTTCTAAGTTTTATGAACTTAAAATTTGAAATCGAGTGAACTTAGAACTTAAAAAATTATTAACCAAATAGATTTCTAAACCAATAACTTTTTTTTCGATTTAATTTATCGGTTAAACCGATTTTTACACATCACTAAATTCAGGGTGTACTTTGATGACACTTAAAACTTTGAATTTCTCGAGTACAGAATGTAGCAATTTTGaataatatataccaaaagaaaaaggaaaaaaagaattcCAATAAATTTTCTAAGGTGATTTTACTTTTAAAAGCATCCTACATTCATTtttgtattaattttttttttttgagtgccaattatttttttttaaacttttacGGAGTTTAACTGATTTTCTTAAAGAAAAAATGGAAAAGATAAataataaaatgaaaaaatatcTTAAAAAAATTTGATCTGCGTATAATagaattaattttaaaattgatgaaaaaaacaaaaagaggaaaGATGGGAAAGAGAAATGACAAAAAACGTGGAAgaaggaagaagaggaggaagagaaTAAAGTGACGGGGCtcataatataattataataaaatactCCTCAAATATCATGTCATATTTATGCCTAAGTTTTTCCTTGTTTTATTGTTGAAGCAGATGATCAGCCTTGTCCATGGCTGAAACAGTATTCACAGCAGTTATCAACAAAGCTGTTGAAATATCCAGCAATGCACTGTTTAATGAAGTGCCTTCGGACTCGTCCTTGCGGGAAAGCATCCGTTGGATTGAAACCGAGATGAGACGCATGAGATCTTACCTAGCAGATGCGGAGGCTAAACAAATATCAAGTCATGGAGGAGCAAACCTGATAAATGATATTGAACAACTTGCTGAGGATGTCGAAATTGTTCTTTACACTTACCTTAGTGAAATAGCATCTCATCGCGAGGGAGAGTGCAGGCTTCAGTGTCTCAAAGAAGCTGCTCGGATTTTCTCTTGTCATGGCCACACCGCTCATAAGTTGGTTGCTCGGGTTGAAGAGATTAAGAGAAAAGTTGCAGACATTGATCTTGCGCGGGTGAGATATAACATCACAGATTCAAGCAGCAATAACAAAGATGAAATTTTCAGTACTTCGGATCAAAGGAGATCTTTCCTACATGTGGATGAATCGGAAATCATTGGTCTAGAGAAAGATTGCAAGGAGCTGGAGAAAAAGTTGCTCGACACAAACCTAGAGCACGATGTGATCTCAATCATCGGTATGGGTGGTTTGGGTAAAACAACACTTGCAAAAAGAGTGTATAATAAGGTCAAGTGTCATTTTGACTGCTCTGCTTTGGTTTCTGTTTTCCAAGAGCCAAGATCGAAAGAAGTGTTACTTGAGTTGGCTAAACAGGTGTTTCTTGGGTTGGCTAAACAGGTGGGACTAGGAAAGGACAAGATGGAGCAGAACCTTGAGAACAACCTCTACACATTCCTGAAGGAGAAAAGGTATGTGATCTTCCTAGATGACGTTTGGAGTATCAAAACATGGGAAGCTTTATCCTCAAGTTTCCCTACCTTTGATAATTCCAAAAATGGCAGTAGAATAATCATCACGTCTAGGAAGCGTGatataggaatgtatattggagGAGTCAGCTCAATTCACGACTTACAACCTTTAAAGCCTGAGGATAGTTGGGAACTCTTTATAAAAGTTCTGTTGAGGGCATCAAAGGATAATAAGAGTGGGATTCCCACAAATTTGGAAGGCATAGGCAGAGAATTGATGAAAAGATGTGGCGGCGTACCATTAGCCATTGTTTTAACAGCTAGCCTTTTGCGCGCAAAAGAAAATAGTGAACATGACTGGAATAGGGTGCTAAAGAATACGCATCAAAATCACGAGCAAGACTTAGACCAGTGCTCCAAGATCTTGGGTTTGAGCTATGAAGACTTGCCCGCTTCCTTAAGACCTTGCTTCCTCTATTTCGCACTTTTCCCAGAGGACTATGAAATTCCTGTGTTCAACTTGATTAACATGTGGGCAGCTGAGAAATTCATAACCCGAAGAGAAGAATGTGAGATTGAGGAAGTTGGGGAGTCTTACCTAAATGATTTGGTTGCTAGAAACCTGATTCAAGTCTCCAAACGAAGGTACGATGGAAAAATTAAAACTTGTCGTATCCATAATGTGCTTCATGATCTTTGCATCAAGGTAGCAAAGGGTAAGAAGTTCTTCCATTCTCTTAACGACATAGTAGGCACTACAAGCTCCAGTTGTTGTGTTGAGGGACCTCGTAGACTTGCTGTACATCAAAGGGATGTGGACAAGTATCTTTCTTGTCACCTTGAAACCCCAAAGATCTGTGCATTTCTTAGTTTTGAACCCATTGAAGTCCCCAAAAATCAGATGGTTAAAAATATTTTCCCAAATGTAGGATTCTTGAGAGTCCTCAATTTAGAAATCTCGACATCCCCCAACAAGtctcaaaaaaaaatctcgacatccCCCAACAAGTATGGATGGTCGGTTATAGGCCCTATTGGGAAATTGATCCATTTGAGTTACCTTAGATTGAGAGGGTTCTCACATACTTGCCTTCCTTCAAGTATAAGCAACTTGAAAAACCTACTTACCTTGGATGTACGAGGTTGCAATTCCATTAGACTTCCAACTTGCATTTGGAAGATGGAACAACTTAGACATCTCCAAATAGGTGCCCTGTCTTTGTTTGTTCGATTTTGTGTTGGATATTGGGGTTTCGAAGAATCTGACATCGTAACCAAGCACTACCCCATTGAAGTCAATCTCCCAAACATCCAAACTTTGGAGACAATGGATGTATGCTACTGGAACCCCAAGTGGTTGTGCAAAGTTGGTCCCAACATAAGAAGATTGGCAGTTTCTGGTGGATCTAGAGAAACCATAAATGTGCTGAACAACCAGAACAACGTTATCTTTGAGAAGCTTGAGAATCTTCGATTATCTAATGATACTACACATGTCATTTCAAGTGGAAATTTCACTTTGTCAGGCTATCCAAATCTCCTTAAGGTGCACTTGGACGTTTTCTTCTCACCAAGCAAGTTGCCAAGCTCTGAGCATTTCCCTCCTAATCTCATCAAGCTGACCTTACTCAAGAATCGGCTGACAGAGGACCCTTTGCAGACGCTGAATCAGCTACCAAAATTGAAGATCCTCAAGCTGGACTTTGATTGCTACATTGGAAAAACTATGGATTGTGATGGTGGCTTTTGTCAACTTGAAGTTCTGCGGATTAGAGGGTTGGATAATCTTAAGGAGTTGATGATGGATGGGGTAGGAATGCCTAGATTAAGAAAAGTGATGATTGATCAGTGTGAACAGCTCAAGAGTATTCCTGagagcctccaaaacttgaggACAACTTGATGGCAGGTTAGTTCATTTTTGTTTTCTTCATTACAATATTGCACCCAGGGCTAGAGCCAGGAGGCTACAAGGGGGTTCATCCAAaccccttcgccggaaaattacaTTGATATATAGAAGGTCAAAATTagtttttatatacatataaagATGTggttacttctttatattttgaatctccTCCATTGTTGATTGCACCCAGCAATTGCCTCTTAAATTTAGTCATCTTGCATATGTGAGGAATGAGGATACTAgttgctgatttttttttttctccaagtaaCTAtcaaacagcctcttgcagaaatgcaaggtaagactatgtacaatagacccttgtggtccagccgtttcccggaccccgcgcatagcgggagcttagtgcaccgggctgcccttttaacTATCTATATGTCTCTCTAGAAAAACACTAGTATGTATGGATACGGTTCTTGTTTGGTATATTATAGCTAATTTTTACTTATTAGCCTTGAAATGATATGACCATCATTTTTCCATTTTGTTGAAAACCAATCTATTCCTTCTGTTATGATCCAACTTTAATTCTTTTCTTCCTTCTCTTTTGTCTCACAGAAGGACTTACATCATTTAATAGCGATGGAGTAAAACGATGATTCTTAAATTAGAAATATTGGACTGTACCATATGGAGGTTCTTTACTTTCTTGCTAATTGAAAGAGCTGATTCTGCAGACTCATTTTATGTAATCATATGATATACAGTACTGGCCTTTGGGTTAAATAATATTAATAGTTCCATGGCGTGTTTTTACCAAGGAGTTCTAACCCATGGCGAATAAAATTAGATGATAAAGTGGCATATTGAAACCTACCTCAGTATCAAGGAAAAATAAACCAAAAAATGTGTAAAAGTTCTCAAGTCATCCATCTTGACACCTTTTAAAgttcaatttctttttcttttttttagtttgttccaaaaagaaaaatatatttctaCATTTAAAACTAATTTAAATTTAAACTTCTCCTTTTATTCTTAATGAAATGAtatacaaccacacaaatatctcaAATATCTCATTTGTTAGagactacaagtttcaaaagtcttttttctttcttaaattccgtaCTTAATCAAATCATATCACGTAAACTGAGACAGAGGAGTATTTAATTTGTGTTGGATTTTGAGTTTTCCATTACTCGAGATGACATGTAGCATAAAATTGGAATATTTAGAATAAGTGTAGCATTATTAACTTTTGTTAAAATGTGGTAATACGATTTTTGAAGTGATAAATTTTCTTCTTTCTAGGAGTATTCCTGAAAGGGTCAAAACTTACCCATACATAGTGTTTACAATAAACTAATAGATGCAtgatatctatttgaatatagacCAACTATCACCAGGGATGGCTCAATAAGTttggtggcctaaagccaaaATTTAATTGGAGGCCTTAtacttttgaaaaattaataTTTGGTTTTATTTTAATTCTATATTCTTGGCATTTTGAGATGTAAAATGGTAAAAAAAAGTTTTATAATCAATTTCTTCTAATAATTTTTTAATTGTTAATATAGCCAATTCATTTATCAACATTATTCCATTTGCTAGACCAGATGAACTGTTCCATTTTACTAATAGATCTCTTAAATTTGTAGTAATATTTGTTTACTGCTAAGATCCTATATGTTTTTAGTAATGTAATTATTTTTAATTGAcataattaaaatcatagtaGATGattaaaagggaaatatatatatatatatatacctgcgAAGTAAGAATATGAAAACTAATAAACATTCGATGAAAAAACtagaaaattaaaataataaaatgtATGACTCAAGAAATTGATTACAGAAGATGTACTATTAAACATTTTGATGATAAAGGTATAAAAGGAGATTGACTGttaagagaattcaagaaaaataaaatctACACGTTTTCTATTGAGGAAAAGTAAAGAGAGAAAACTAGAATTAATTAAAAATCAAAATCTTTACttatttatagcctgtttggccaagtttctaaaatcaacttatttttaaaagtacttttcaaaaaagcacttttaacgaaaaacagtttgtgtttgaccaattaattaaaaaaatacttttgagcagtcattagtgtttggtcaaggttttaaaaagtgcttctatttgtatttttctcaaaagtacttttcaaaaaagtgcttttgggcaaaaaatatttttttaacttctgaaaaactgcttctactactcccaaaaacacttattttctcccaaaagtttggccaaacacctcactttttttcaaataagcacctattgaaaaaataaatacttttgggggaaaaataagcttggccaaatagactatt
Above is a genomic segment from Lycium barbarum isolate Lr01 chromosome 12, ASM1917538v2, whole genome shotgun sequence containing:
- the LOC132622826 gene encoding toMV resistance protein Tm-2(GCR236)-like, producing the protein MAETVFTAVINKAVEISSNALFNEVPSDSSLRESIRWIETEMRRMRSYLADAEAKQISSHGGANLINDIEQLAEDVEIVLYTYLSEIASHREGECRLQCLKEAARIFSCHGHTAHKLVARVEEIKRKVADIDLARVRYNITDSSSNNKDEIFSTSDQRRSFLHVDESEIIGLEKDCKELEKKLLDTNLEHDVISIIGMGGLGKTTLAKRVYNKVKCHFDCSALVSVFQEPRSKEVLLELAKQVFLGLAKQVGLGKDKMEQNLENNLYTFLKEKRYVIFLDDVWSIKTWEALSSSFPTFDNSKNGSRIIITSRKRDIGMYIGGVSSIHDLQPLKPEDSWELFIKVLLRASKDNKSGIPTNLEGIGRELMKRCGGVPLAIVLTASLLRAKENSEHDWNRVLKNTHQNHEQDLDQCSKILGLSYEDLPASLRPCFLYFALFPEDYEIPVFNLINMWAAEKFITRREECEIEEVGESYLNDLVARNLIQVSKRRYDGKIKTCRIHNVLHDLCIKVAKGKKFFHSLNDIVGTTSSSCCVEGPRRLAVHQRDVDKYLSCHLETPKICAFLSFEPIEVPKNQMVKNIFPNVGFLRVLNLEISTSPNKSQKKISTSPNKYGWSVIGPIGKLIHLSYLRLRGFSHTCLPSSISNLKNLLTLDVRGCNSIRLPTCIWKMEQLRHLQIGALSLFVRFCVGYWGFEESDIVTKHYPIEVNLPNIQTLETMDVCYWNPKWLCKVGPNIRRLAVSGGSRETINVLNNQNNVIFEKLENLRLSNDTTHVISSGNFTLSGYPNLLKVHLDVFFSPSKLPSSEHFPPNLIKLTLLKNRLTEDPLQTLNQLPKLKILKLDFDCYIGKTMDCDGGFCQLEVLRIRGLDNLKELMMDGVGMPRLRKVMIDQCEQLKSIPESLQNLRTT